GTGATTTGCTTAGCTGGCTAGAAAGTCATTTAGACCAGCCTTTAGCACTGGACAATGTCGCTGCCAAAGCAGGCTACTCAAAATGGCATTTGCAGCGAATGTTCAAGGATGTCACCGGGAATGCTATCGGTGCTTATATTCGCGCAAGAAGGCTATCTAAAGCCGCTGTGGCGTTACGACTCACTAGCCGCCCTATTTTGGACATTGCCCTGCAATATCGCTTTGATTCGCAACAAACCTTTACCCGTGCGTTTAAAAAACAGTTTGCGCAAACACCTGCGCTATACCGTCGGGCTGAGGATTGGCATTCAGCGGGGATATGCCCACCGATTCGGTTAGGTACCTATACGTTGCCGCAACCTGAATTTATCACGTTACCTGAACAGCACTTAGTCGGTTTAACGCAAAGTTATTCTTGCACCCTTGAGCAGATATCGAATTTCCGAACTGAATTGCGCTCGCAGTTCTGGCGACAAT
The window above is part of the Yersinia massiliensis genome. Proteins encoded here:
- the robA gene encoding MDR efflux pump AcrAB transcriptional activator RobA, whose amino-acid sequence is MDQASIIRDLLSWLESHLDQPLALDNVAAKAGYSKWHLQRMFKDVTGNAIGAYIRARRLSKAAVALRLTSRPILDIALQYRFDSQQTFTRAFKKQFAQTPALYRRAEDWHSAGICPPIRLGTYTLPQPEFITLPEQHLVGLTQSYSCTLEQISNFRTELRSQFWRQYLGEADQLPPVLYGLHHSRPNQEKDDEQEIFYTTAIEPQHVPSNVQEGQAVILQGGEYALFNYDGPLDGLQDFILTLYGTCLPQLGLTRRRGYDIERFFPQGRPKDQPPTTLKCEYLIPIRR